One Halalkalicoccus sp. NIPERK01 genomic region harbors:
- a CDS encoding CHRD domain-containing protein, with protein MQAQRRKLLIGIGATVVGISTGSSVLADEHTGGEDEGSSSDEMDSEGPTIELPREYHAHLEGDAETEEVETDASGEARFEVNEDGMEATYEVTIENLCNITQAHVHLGGEGEDGPVVVWLYPEDGTEPKLVDGRFSGTLAEGSITADDLVGDWEGADFEDAVATFEEEGAYVNVHTEQYPDGEIRGQILPPHE; from the coding sequence ATGCAAGCACAGAGGCGCAAGCTCCTCATCGGAATCGGAGCAACTGTGGTGGGGATCAGTACGGGCAGTAGCGTCCTCGCAGACGAGCATACAGGGGGCGAAGACGAGGGGTCGTCGTCGGACGAGATGGACAGCGAAGGGCCCACTATCGAGCTCCCGCGGGAGTATCATGCGCATTTGGAAGGGGACGCAGAAACGGAAGAAGTAGAGACGGATGCCTCAGGAGAGGCGAGGTTCGAAGTGAACGAGGACGGGATGGAAGCCACCTACGAGGTGACGATAGAGAACCTCTGTAACATCACACAGGCACACGTCCATCTCGGTGGCGAAGGCGAGGACGGTCCCGTCGTCGTCTGGCTCTACCCCGAGGACGGAACGGAACCGAAACTCGTCGACGGGCGGTTCTCCGGCACCCTTGCAGAGGGGTCGATCACGGCGGACGATCTCGTTGGGGACTGGGAAGGCGCCGACTTCGAGGACGCCGTTGCGACCTTCGAGGAGGAGGGAGCCTACGTCAACGTCCATACGGAGCAGTATCCGGACGGCGAGATTCGTGGCCAGATCCTCCCGCCTCACGAGTAG
- a CDS encoding DoxX family protein codes for METVRARSIVRVGAMLCGVLFVSGVASGHVEYVGEGERGDPVAFLAEALSDPVVIGALAAGGIGVVAVIVLYLRVRPFSRDIAVFRRVMVDYSDLVPWLLRLGFGLPLIGAGFAGYFFAPAVSPTLVGSVPSRLFQIALGFLLLFGLATRAAALTGLVVYVFALLARPDLLFSLEWIPGFVAIALVGSGRPSADHTLQRVAAADGTFYGEIDPVHRAAHWLADRLEPYRRYLPTIVRIGMGVAFAFLGLAEKLLAPTLALGVVQQYGLADVTPIPPELWVLGAGLTECALGVALLVGFFTRASALTALFVFTLTLFALPNDPVLAHIGLFSLASTLLITGAGPYALDNRIGATGPPDSDPYSASVTAD; via the coding sequence ATGGAGACTGTTCGCGCACGGTCGATCGTCCGGGTCGGTGCGATGCTCTGCGGCGTGTTGTTCGTATCCGGCGTCGCATCCGGACACGTAGAGTACGTCGGAGAGGGGGAACGGGGTGATCCGGTCGCGTTCCTCGCGGAAGCGCTGTCGGATCCGGTCGTGATCGGCGCGCTCGCGGCCGGCGGTATCGGGGTTGTCGCCGTGATCGTCTTGTACTTGCGTGTTCGTCCCTTTTCCCGTGATATCGCCGTCTTCCGGCGGGTGATGGTGGACTATAGCGACCTCGTGCCGTGGCTGCTCCGACTCGGATTCGGGCTCCCGCTCATCGGGGCCGGCTTCGCGGGCTACTTCTTCGCTCCGGCCGTCTCGCCGACACTCGTCGGTAGCGTGCCATCGCGGCTGTTCCAGATCGCGCTGGGATTCCTCCTCCTGTTCGGACTGGCGACCCGAGCCGCCGCACTGACGGGACTGGTGGTGTACGTATTCGCACTGCTCGCACGGCCGGATTTGCTGTTCTCGCTCGAGTGGATCCCCGGGTTCGTTGCGATCGCGCTCGTCGGCAGCGGGCGTCCGAGTGCCGATCACACCCTCCAGCGGGTCGCCGCAGCGGACGGCACGTTCTACGGCGAGATAGACCCCGTCCATCGCGCGGCTCACTGGCTGGCCGACCGGCTGGAACCGTATCGTCGGTATCTCCCGACGATCGTTCGAATCGGAATGGGGGTCGCGTTCGCGTTCCTCGGACTAGCTGAAAAACTGCTCGCACCGACGCTTGCGTTGGGCGTGGTCCAGCAGTACGGGCTCGCCGACGTTACGCCGATCCCGCCCGAACTGTGGGTGCTGGGTGCAGGACTCACGGAATGTGCGCTCGGAGTCGCACTGCTCGTCGGGTTTTTCACCCGTGCGTCGGCACTGACCGCGCTGTTCGTCTTCACGCTGACGCTGTTCGCCCTTCCGAACGACCCCGTGCTCGCGCATATCGGGCTCTTCAGTCTCGCCTCCACGCTCCTGATCACCGGTGCCGGTCCGTACGCGCTGGACAACCGGATCGGCGCAACTGGCCCTCCCGATAGCGATCCGTACTCCGCCTCCGTGACGGCGGACTGA